In the genome of Methanopyrus kandleri AV19, one region contains:
- a CDS encoding HEPN domain-containing protein has product MRRLRKKLLERAEGSLEAARWLLGRGNTDLALVMAERAAGLRIRAAQILLAGEHARGHDLRDLRGRAHRRVRV; this is encoded by the coding sequence ATGCGCAGGCTGAGGAAGAAGCTTCTGGAGCGCGCCGAGGGGTCGCTGGAGGCCGCGCGGTGGCTCCTGGGACGCGGTAACACCGACCTGGCGTTGGTCATGGCGGAGCGGGCGGCCGGGCTCAGGATCAGGGCCGCCCAGATCCTGCTCGCGGGGGAGCACGCGCGAGGACACGACCTGAGGGACCTCCGGGGACGAGCGCATCGACGGGTTCGTGTGTGA